The Coregonus clupeaformis isolate EN_2021a chromosome 20, ASM2061545v1, whole genome shotgun sequence genome contains a region encoding:
- the coq7 gene encoding 5-demethoxyubiquinone hydroxylase, mitochondrial, with the protein MQRAVFAHIALHDWTHVFSPLRIRQCCLQHRALPVQLSSRAYSVIPPPRDEAEKSMLDSMLRVDHAGEYGANRIYAGQMAVLGRSQTGPLIQEMWDQEKKHLAKFNEILAENRVRPTLLLPLWNVAGFLLGAGTALLGKEGAMACTVAVEESISEHYNSQIRALMEEDPDRYVELLKLIKEFRDDEMEHHDTGLEHDAESLPGYKLLKSAIQLGCTAAIYVSQRV; encoded by the exons ATGCAACGAGCCGTTTTTGCACATATTGCATTGCATGACTGGACGCATGTTTTCAGTCCTTTGAGGATACGGCAATGTTGTTTGCAGCACAGAG CACTACCAGTACAGCTCAGTTCTCGGGCATACAGTGTGATCCCGCCCCCGCGCGACGAAGCAGAGAAGTCTATGCTGGACAGTATGTTGCGGGTAGACCACGCAGGAGAATACGGTGCCAACCGCATCTACGCCGGCCAGATGGCAGTGTTGGGAAGGTCGCAGACAGGACCGCTTATTCAG GAAATGTGGGATCAAGAGAAGAAGCATCTTGCCAAATTCAATGAGATCCTTGCAGAAAACAGAGTTCGCCCAACATTACTGTTACCCCTCTGGAACGTTGCAGGCTTTTTACTAG GGGCGGGCACCGCTCTGCTGGGTAAAGAAGGCGCCATGGCCTgtactgtggccgtggaggagaGCATCTCAGAGCACTACAACAGCCAGATCAGAGCCCTCATGGAGGAGGACCCAGACAGATACGTAGAGCTGTTAAAA TTAATAAAGGAATTCCGAGATGATGAGATGGAGCATCATGATACAGGACTGGAGCACGATGCTGAATCT CTACCCGGATACAAGCTTTTGAAGAGTGCAATACAACTTGGCTGCACAGCCGCAATATACGTATCTCAGCGCGTCTAA